A region from the Candidatus Obscuribacterales bacterium genome encodes:
- a CDS encoding TetR/AcrR family transcriptional regulator gives MPRSGVKTKSAILDAAHELVMGHGLAGTSIDMVLEKATVTKGAFFYHFKTKADLARALVQRYAEKDAAYLHEQLSRAEKLSREPLQQILVFIGLLQEEVEQMTDPGAGCLIASFIYQFEDLDADVRTISAQSFLEWRQRLGKKFSAAIAQTSPKLPVKAEELADAIVSTFEGGFVMMRVLQDPHQLAQQLAHYRNYIELLFGMVT, from the coding sequence ATGCCCCGTAGTGGAGTCAAAACCAAATCGGCTATTCTGGATGCTGCCCATGAGTTGGTGATGGGGCACGGGTTGGCAGGCACCTCCATCGACATGGTGTTAGAGAAGGCCACGGTCACCAAAGGGGCGTTTTTCTATCACTTCAAAACCAAGGCTGATCTGGCCCGTGCCCTGGTGCAGCGTTATGCCGAGAAAGATGCCGCCTATCTACATGAGCAACTCAGCCGTGCTGAAAAGCTCAGCCGTGAACCGCTACAGCAGATTTTGGTTTTCATCGGACTGTTGCAAGAAGAGGTGGAGCAAATGACGGATCCTGGCGCTGGGTGCCTGATCGCCTCGTTTATCTATCAGTTCGAAGATCTCGATGCGGATGTGCGCACCATTTCGGCCCAGTCTTTTCTAGAATGGCGGCAGCGGTTGGGGAAAAAGTTTTCAGCAGCGATCGCCCAAACCTCTCCCAAGCTGCCGGTTAAAGCGGAGGAATTGGCCGACGCGATCGTCTCTACCTTTGAGGGTGGTTTTGTGATGATGCGGGTGTTGCAAGATCCTCATCAGCTGGCGCAACAGTTGGCACATTATCGCAACTACATTGAATTGTTGTTTGGGATGGTCACTTGA
- a CDS encoding DUF6653 family protein has product MFANAIATLFRMDDQTWQGHANPWCFWTRLTVVPLLFLTIWSRVWLGWGALALIVAALLWNWLNARLFSPPKSTDNWVSKGVLGERVWINRQQVSIPAHHRTFPYFLTGLAAIGFLIAIAGLWTLHLPLTLLGLLLIYIGKLWFLDRMVWLYEDMKTTTPEYGSWLY; this is encoded by the coding sequence ATGTTTGCCAATGCGATCGCGACCCTCTTTCGCATGGATGACCAAACCTGGCAAGGCCACGCCAACCCCTGGTGCTTTTGGACTCGCCTCACCGTCGTTCCCCTATTATTTCTCACCATCTGGAGCCGCGTGTGGCTGGGGTGGGGAGCCCTAGCGCTGATTGTCGCCGCACTGTTGTGGAACTGGCTCAATGCTCGCCTATTTTCGCCCCCCAAATCCACCGACAACTGGGTGTCAAAAGGGGTACTGGGTGAGCGCGTCTGGATCAACCGTCAGCAAGTTTCCATTCCCGCCCACCACCGCACCTTTCCTTATTTTCTGACCGGACTGGCCGCCATCGGCTTTCTGATTGCCATTGCCGGTCTCTGGACGCTGCACCTGCCCCTTACCCTGCTGGGCCTGCTGCTGATTTACATCGGCAAACTCTGGTTCCTCGACCGCATGGTGTGGCTTTATGAAGATATGAAAACCACTACACCTGAGTACGGAAGCTGGCTCTATTAA
- a CDS encoding nitronate monooxygenase: MLTTQITQTYNISTPIISAGMACVATPKLAAAVSHAGGMGTFSAAMVDPEGLQRLIREMRSLTPYPFGVDFVTGMAQAEHIAICIAERVPVVIFFWSLPPQAWVMQLQASGTKVWMQVGSLTEALEAKAMGFDAIIAQGAEGGGHNRAEASTFTLLPAVYQAVAPTPVIAAGGIIDGKGLVAALALGAEAVWCGTRFLASVEAHAHTEYKARVLEAQLDDTTRTTLFGPEMPGQMMRVIRNRAVHQWSDRVSEAMDHSHAHPSIGTTIMGGQTVPLPKFSVILPMPDTTGDFEEMCLTAGESSGNITAIKSAKDIVREMENEAVELLTWRLQAIAPEQTLIAAP; encoded by the coding sequence ATGCTTACCACCCAAATTACCCAAACCTACAACATCTCAACGCCCATCATCTCCGCCGGAATGGCCTGTGTCGCCACCCCCAAACTCGCTGCTGCCGTCAGCCATGCCGGGGGCATGGGCACCTTCAGTGCGGCAATGGTTGACCCCGAGGGACTGCAGCGACTGATTCGCGAAATGCGATCGCTCACGCCTTACCCCTTTGGCGTCGACTTCGTGACCGGCATGGCCCAAGCGGAGCACATTGCTATCTGTATTGCAGAACGAGTGCCTGTTGTGATCTTTTTCTGGTCACTGCCGCCCCAAGCATGGGTGATGCAGTTGCAGGCCAGCGGCACCAAAGTTTGGATGCAGGTCGGTTCCCTTACCGAAGCCTTGGAAGCTAAAGCGATGGGATTCGATGCCATCATTGCCCAGGGAGCTGAAGGAGGGGGCCACAATCGCGCCGAGGCTAGTACCTTCACTCTGTTGCCCGCTGTTTATCAAGCGGTTGCGCCGACTCCCGTCATTGCCGCAGGCGGCATCATCGACGGCAAAGGACTCGTGGCCGCCTTGGCCTTGGGCGCAGAAGCCGTGTGGTGCGGCACGCGCTTTCTCGCCAGCGTAGAAGCCCATGCCCATACCGAGTACAAAGCGCGAGTGCTGGAAGCGCAACTGGACGACACCACCCGCACCACTCTGTTTGGGCCAGAAATGCCGGGGCAGATGATGCGCGTCATTCGCAATCGGGCGGTGCATCAGTGGAGCGATCGCGTATCTGAAGCGATGGATCACAGCCACGCCCATCCTTCGATCGGCACCACCATCATGGGCGGGCAAACGGTGCCGCTGCCCAAGTTTTCCGTCATTCTGCCGATGCCTGACACCACGGGTGACTTTGAGGAAATGTGCCTCACCGCCGGGGAAAGCAGCGGCAACATTACTGCTATCAAATCGGCGAAGGACATTGTGCGCGAGATGGAGAATGAGGCGGTTGAATTACTGACCTGGCGCTTGCAGGCGATCGCCCCTGAGCAAACCCTTATAGCTGCCCCCTAA